Proteins encoded by one window of Candidatus Paceibacterota bacterium:
- a CDS encoding helix-turn-helix transcriptional regulator has translation MRKRSAELQELGRRIRAARIALGFSQEELAYESEIDRSYIGGVERGERNITFNVLCKIAVALKCDVAALTKDLPRRPR, from the coding sequence ATGCGCAAGCGCTCAGCCGAACTGCAAGAGCTTGGCCGCCGGATTCGGGCGGCGCGCATCGCTTTGGGATTCAGTCAGGAGGAGCTGGCTTACGAGAGCGAAATTGACCGCAGCTACATCGGCGGGGTGGAACGCGGGGAGCGCAACATCACGTTCAATGTGCTGTGCAAGATTGCGGTGGCGCTCAAGTGCGATGTCGCGGCGCTGACGAAAGACCTTCCCCGGAGGCCGCGATGA
- a CDS encoding site-specific DNA-methyltransferase translates to MPLQPVFQTDLGQLYEGDCLTVMPSLPAGSVDLLFADPPFNLGKSYSSKINDALEDQEYLDWSKRWINEAIRLLKPGGSFFVYNLPKWNLRLGDFLASRLTFRHWVAINMTYRLPIQGRLYPSHYSLLYFVKGPKPSIFHPDRLPIETCRHCGGEKHDYGGYKNKMNPRGVNLADVWDDIPPVRHQKYKRRKANELSLKLLDRVLAMASDPGSFVFDPFGGSGTTFVAAQLLGRRWIGVELHCADAIARLRDTAGDLEYLEKLALEKNVLFKSAALQLRHKNGHRSDRYQVQANGNEQTRQKTLVLQ, encoded by the coding sequence GTGCCGTTGCAGCCAGTATTCCAGACCGACTTGGGCCAGCTCTACGAGGGCGATTGCCTAACGGTAATGCCATCGCTGCCGGCTGGCTCGGTAGATCTCCTTTTCGCAGACCCGCCGTTCAACCTCGGAAAATCCTACTCCTCGAAAATCAACGACGCTCTGGAGGATCAGGAGTACCTCGACTGGAGCAAGCGCTGGATCAACGAGGCCATACGGCTCCTCAAACCCGGCGGCTCGTTTTTCGTATACAACCTGCCCAAATGGAACCTCCGGCTCGGGGACTTCCTGGCCAGCCGCCTCACATTCCGGCACTGGGTCGCCATCAACATGACGTATCGGCTGCCCATCCAAGGCCGGTTGTACCCGTCGCACTACTCGCTCCTTTACTTTGTCAAAGGCCCCAAGCCCTCGATCTTCCACCCAGACCGCCTGCCAATTGAAACCTGCCGCCATTGTGGCGGCGAAAAACACGACTACGGCGGCTACAAGAACAAGATGAACCCGCGCGGCGTCAATCTCGCTGACGTGTGGGACGACATCCCTCCCGTTCGCCACCAAAAGTATAAGCGTCGCAAGGCGAACGAACTCTCCTTGAAACTGCTCGACCGCGTCCTTGCGATGGCCAGCGATCCCGGCTCTTTCGTTTTCGACCCATTTGGTGGTTCCGGCACGACATTCGTCGCAGCACAGCTTTTGGGCCGTCGTTGGATCGGCGTTGAACTTCACTGCGCCGACGCCATAGCACGCCTGCGCGACACCGCTGGAGACCTGGAATATCTTGAGAAGTTGGCCCTTGAGAAGAACGTCCTATTCAAAAGCGCGGCACTTCAACTGCGCCACAAAAACGGCCACCGCTCCGACCGCTACCAGGTTCAGGCGAATGGGAACGAGCAAACCCGTCAGAAGACACTCGTTTTACAGTAG
- a CDS encoding helix-turn-helix domain-containing protein, whose translation MQANQVVATGTQSVPVEEFINKSEVARRLKKTVRCIDNWMSRGILPYYKIGRSVAFKWSEIEAALARTCRVCRG comes from the coding sequence ATGCAAGCGAATCAAGTGGTGGCGACCGGAACGCAGAGCGTGCCGGTCGAGGAGTTCATCAACAAGAGCGAGGTGGCGCGCCGTCTGAAGAAGACGGTTCGCTGCATAGATAACTGGATGTCGAGAGGCATCCTTCCCTACTACAAGATCGGGCGCTCGGTGGCGTTCAAGTGGAGCGAGATCGAAGCCGCGCTGGCCAGGACGTGCCGGGTCTGCAGAGGTTGA